In Morganella morganii, the following are encoded in one genomic region:
- the mpl gene encoding UDP-N-acetylmuramate:L-alanyl-gamma-D-glutamyl-meso-diaminopimelate ligase, which produces MHIHILGICGTFMGSLAILARAQGHKVTGSDQNVYPPMSDLLTEQGIELIQGYDPAQLTPRPDMVVIGNAMKRGNPCVEAVLNQGIPYTSGPQWLHDHVLPERWVLAVAGTHGKTTTAGMLAWILEDCGYQPGFLIGGVPGNFDVSATLGNSPFFVIEADEYDCAFFDKRSKFVHYSPRTLLLNNLEFDHADIFENLAAIEKQFHHLVRVVPGDGKIIAPAQDANLKQVLSMGCWSEEEYTGDNARWQAEKVTNDCGEFDVRYDGEISGRVTWGLVGEHNMQNALMAVAAAHHVGVPVAEACRALGKFINARRRLELRGEVNGISVYDDFAHHPTAILATLQALRSKVGGTARILVILEPRSNTMKMGISKDDIAPALGRADEVFIFQPANIPWLVSEITERCVQPAYWSGDLDALTNMVAEHAQPGDHILVMSNGSFGGIHDKLLEKLK; this is translated from the coding sequence ATGCATATTCATATTCTCGGTATCTGCGGCACCTTCATGGGCAGCCTGGCTATCCTGGCCCGTGCACAGGGGCACAAAGTGACCGGTTCGGATCAGAATGTCTACCCGCCGATGAGTGATTTACTGACAGAGCAGGGGATCGAGCTGATTCAGGGTTATGACCCGGCTCAGCTGACGCCGCGCCCGGATATGGTGGTGATCGGCAATGCCATGAAACGCGGAAACCCGTGTGTCGAGGCGGTGCTGAACCAGGGAATTCCTTACACTTCAGGGCCGCAGTGGCTGCATGACCATGTACTGCCGGAGCGCTGGGTGCTGGCGGTTGCCGGGACTCACGGCAAAACCACCACTGCAGGTATGCTGGCGTGGATTCTGGAAGACTGCGGCTATCAGCCGGGCTTTCTGATCGGCGGTGTCCCGGGGAACTTTGATGTTTCCGCCACGCTGGGTAACAGTCCGTTCTTTGTTATCGAAGCGGATGAATATGACTGTGCATTCTTTGATAAGCGCTCAAAATTTGTTCACTACAGCCCGCGCACACTGCTGCTCAACAACCTCGAGTTTGATCACGCGGATATCTTTGAAAACCTCGCGGCGATTGAAAAACAGTTCCATCATCTGGTACGTGTGGTGCCGGGTGACGGCAAAATTATCGCCCCGGCGCAGGATGCCAATCTGAAACAGGTGCTCAGTATGGGCTGCTGGAGTGAGGAAGAATACACCGGCGACAACGCCCGCTGGCAGGCAGAGAAAGTCACCAACGACTGCGGTGAGTTCGATGTGCGTTATGACGGTGAAATCAGCGGTCGTGTGACCTGGGGACTGGTGGGCGAGCATAATATGCAGAACGCCCTGATGGCGGTGGCTGCCGCACATCACGTCGGTGTGCCGGTCGCGGAAGCCTGCCGTGCGCTGGGTAAATTTATCAATGCCCGCCGCCGCCTTGAGCTGCGCGGTGAGGTGAACGGTATCAGTGTCTATGATGACTTTGCGCATCACCCGACGGCGATTCTGGCCACATTACAGGCACTGCGCAGTAAAGTCGGCGGTACAGCCCGCATCCTCGTGATTCTGGAGCCGCGTTCAAACACCATGAAAATGGGGATCAGCAAAGACGATATCGCGCCTGCGCTGGGTCGTGCGGATGAGGTCTTTATTTTCCAGCCGGCGAATATTCCGTGGCTGGTCAGTGAAATTACCGAACGCTGTGTACAACCGGCATACTGGAGCGGTGACCTGGATGCACTGACCAATATGGTGGCCGAACATGCACAGCCGGGGGATCATATCCTGGTGATGAGCAACGGCAGCTTCGGTGGTATCCACGATAAACTGCTGGAAAAACTGAAGTAA
- a CDS encoding gamma-glutamylcyclotransferase family protein encodes MRVIVYGSLRQKQGNHHWMTYAALLGEYTLEGYDLYDLGHYPAVVPGTGSIECEVYRISSSILTELDELKKDGQDYRRELVSTPYGSAWIYLYQRPVDGLVKINCGDWLKRHEAEGPESE; translated from the coding sequence ATGCGAGTGATCGTTTATGGCAGTTTGCGGCAGAAACAGGGCAACCATCATTGGATGACCTATGCCGCCCTGCTGGGAGAATATACGCTTGAAGGCTATGACCTGTATGATTTGGGACACTATCCTGCGGTGGTACCGGGAACCGGTTCGATCGAATGTGAAGTGTACCGGATCTCCTCGTCGATCCTGACTGAGCTGGATGAATTAAAAAAAGATGGTCAGGATTACCGGCGTGAACTGGTTTCAACGCCGTACGGCAGTGCCTGGATTTACTTATATCAGCGTCCGGTGGACGGACTGGTGAAGATAAATTGCGGGGACTGGCTGAAACGGCACGAGGCAGAAGGCCCGGAAAGCGAATGA
- the tamB gene encoding autotransporter assembly complex protein TamB, which produces MKWLKYLKWPAIILLVLILLIGGTLGWILGTQSGLHFALNLAPRVVSGLAIGQVEGDLRNLTLKQVKYTMPGIDVSVDKVNLALRLSCLKDMTLCVENLSTDGTRVAVDTAKLPPSEETPPSEPLTELNAPLTIFLDSLSVTNTQVTVDDMAVNLDTFRTAMTWQGDQLTLKPTVINALSVVLPKSDPAAAEEPAPAADAPEKPLGETISEIFAQPMLAELPEVILPLNISVEGISGENWQVSGDAPVTLNSLHLALFNKGQVLTLSDLSADAPQGNIAVSGEVALSEKWPVALSVKGHVRDFEEFSGQDLDLTLNGGLLDELKLALALKGPVNATLDAQTNLTQADLPLLLTLESQKVSWPLTGEADYQLDGVKLRLNGKVSGYDLSLRSDIKGKDIPPALLTLDAKGNTEQLNLTRLRLNALQGFAEVTGVADWQKAISWQAVLTLSGLNTAKAYPEWPAKVDGKISTRGSLYGGNWELEIPDITLDGKVKTYPLKARGNVKGNAGGQWTIPDLKLALGNNKLDVRGELADAWKLDADINAPALGGLVPGLAGTVKGKLNVRGNMEKPQILADLAVHSLKWQNDLSVADAKIKGDITSAEQIKGQLDVTVNQLKQADLVISNLTLNAKGTEAQHQLKLTMKGEPVSAQLMLNGGFDRKTETWKGTLNNTRFDTPVGEWSLSKVMALTYLNEKQEVTIGTHCWVNPDARICVPKPITAGASGNASVALERFDLAMIKPFLGPDTRLDGVFSGNANVRWFADGSQPVVDASLKGNGVKVVQNLDGTNLPVAFDTLTMTTAMKNGKLNLQWLIAIAGNGKINGNVQISDLEKRRQLSGNVGIDNISLDLLKPLLGKGDKATGRLNAGLRLGGNAASPLLFGQLGLSDLAVSGRLLPFDITTGGLTVNFDGARSDLSGNIKTPEGYLNLSGNADWRRMDAWSARIFAQGDKLRVSLPPMIRIDVSPDLVFEATPSMLKLDGTVNIPWARITVHEVPESAVSATSDEVMLDDNLQPIREKQTSIPILSNLRIHIGDDVLLDAFGLKAKLTGDLKVAQDKQGLGLNGQVDIPRGRFHAYGQDLLVRKGQILFSGPADQPFLNLEAIRNPDNTANGVIAGVRVTGLADRPKVEIFSDPAMSQENALSYLLRGEGLDSGDADSSQMTSMLISLGVAQSGQLVGKIGETFGISDLALDTQGVGDKSQVVVSGKITNDLQVKYGVGIFDSLATLTLRYRLMPRLYLEAVSGVNQAIDLLYQFEF; this is translated from the coding sequence ATGAAATGGCTGAAGTATCTGAAATGGCCGGCAATCATTCTGCTGGTCCTCATTCTGCTGATTGGCGGCACACTCGGCTGGATCCTGGGCACACAGTCCGGCCTGCATTTTGCACTGAATCTTGCACCGCGTGTGGTTTCCGGCCTGGCTATCGGTCAGGTTGAGGGTGATCTGCGTAATCTGACCCTGAAGCAGGTGAAATACACCATGCCGGGTATTGATGTCAGCGTGGATAAGGTCAACCTGGCGCTGCGCCTGAGCTGTCTGAAAGACATGACACTCTGTGTTGAAAACCTCAGCACGGACGGCACGCGCGTTGCTGTCGATACGGCAAAACTGCCGCCGTCAGAAGAAACTCCGCCGTCAGAGCCGCTGACAGAGCTGAATGCGCCGCTGACCATTTTCCTGGATTCTCTCTCTGTGACCAACACACAGGTCACCGTGGATGATATGGCGGTAAATCTGGATACCTTCCGCACCGCCATGACCTGGCAGGGCGACCAGTTGACCCTGAAACCAACGGTAATTAATGCCCTTTCTGTTGTGCTGCCGAAAAGTGACCCGGCTGCGGCAGAAGAACCGGCGCCGGCAGCGGATGCACCGGAAAAGCCGTTAGGTGAAACTATCAGTGAGATTTTTGCTCAGCCGATGCTGGCGGAACTGCCGGAGGTTATTCTGCCGCTGAATATCTCAGTGGAAGGTATTTCCGGTGAGAACTGGCAGGTGAGCGGTGATGCGCCGGTAACCCTCAATTCCCTGCACCTGGCACTGTTTAACAAAGGGCAGGTGCTGACCCTCAGTGATCTGTCTGCGGATGCGCCACAGGGCAATATCGCGGTCAGCGGGGAAGTGGCGCTCAGTGAAAAATGGCCGGTGGCGTTGTCGGTGAAAGGCCATGTCCGTGATTTTGAGGAATTCAGCGGGCAGGATCTCGATCTCACCCTGAACGGCGGGCTGCTCGATGAGCTGAAACTGGCGCTGGCACTGAAAGGGCCGGTCAATGCCACGCTGGATGCACAGACCAACCTGACACAGGCCGATCTGCCGCTGCTGCTGACCCTGGAGAGTCAGAAAGTCAGCTGGCCGCTGACCGGTGAGGCGGATTATCAGCTTGATGGCGTGAAACTGCGCCTTAACGGGAAAGTGAGCGGTTACGACCTCTCCCTGCGTTCGGATATCAAAGGAAAGGACATCCCGCCTGCGCTGCTGACGCTGGATGCGAAAGGGAATACTGAACAGCTGAATCTTACCCGGCTGCGCCTGAATGCGTTACAGGGCTTTGCGGAAGTGACCGGGGTGGCGGACTGGCAGAAAGCCATCAGCTGGCAGGCGGTTCTGACGCTCTCCGGGCTGAATACCGCAAAAGCCTATCCGGAGTGGCCGGCCAAAGTGGACGGCAAAATCAGTACCCGGGGCAGCCTGTACGGCGGTAACTGGGAGCTTGAAATCCCGGATATCACCCTTGACGGCAAAGTGAAAACCTATCCGCTGAAAGCGCGCGGTAATGTGAAAGGTAACGCAGGCGGTCAGTGGACAATCCCGGATCTGAAACTGGCACTGGGTAACAATAAACTGGATGTGCGGGGCGAGCTGGCAGATGCCTGGAAGCTGGATGCGGATATCAATGCACCGGCGCTCGGCGGCCTGGTTCCGGGGCTGGCGGGAACGGTCAAAGGGAAGCTCAATGTCCGTGGCAATATGGAAAAACCACAGATCCTCGCCGACCTGGCTGTTCACAGCCTGAAATGGCAGAACGATCTGTCGGTGGCGGATGCGAAAATCAAAGGGGATATCACCTCCGCAGAGCAGATCAAAGGCCAGCTGGATGTGACGGTGAATCAGCTGAAGCAGGCCGATCTGGTGATCAGCAACCTGACCCTGAATGCCAAAGGTACCGAAGCACAGCACCAGCTGAAACTGACCATGAAAGGCGAGCCGGTCTCGGCACAACTGATGCTGAACGGCGGATTTGACCGTAAAACCGAAACCTGGAAAGGTACGCTGAATAACACCCGCTTTGACACACCGGTGGGTGAATGGTCGCTCAGCAAGGTAATGGCGCTGACTTATCTGAATGAAAAACAGGAAGTGACTATCGGCACCCATTGCTGGGTGAATCCGGATGCCCGTATCTGTGTGCCGAAACCGATCACCGCAGGAGCTTCCGGTAATGCATCGGTTGCCCTTGAACGTTTTGATCTGGCGATGATTAAACCATTCCTTGGCCCGGATACCCGGCTGGATGGTGTATTCAGCGGTAATGCCAATGTCCGCTGGTTTGCGGACGGCTCACAGCCGGTGGTGGATGCATCCCTGAAAGGCAACGGTGTGAAGGTGGTGCAGAACCTCGACGGCACGAATCTGCCGGTCGCGTTTGACACCCTGACCATGACCACCGCCATGAAGAACGGCAAACTGAATCTTCAGTGGCTGATTGCTATTGCCGGTAACGGAAAGATTAACGGTAATGTCCAGATTTCTGATCTGGAGAAACGCCGTCAGCTGAGCGGGAATGTCGGGATCGATAATATCTCGCTGGATCTGCTGAAACCATTGCTCGGCAAAGGGGATAAAGCTACCGGGCGGCTGAATGCGGGGCTGCGTCTGGGCGGTAATGCTGCATCACCGCTGCTGTTTGGCCAGCTGGGATTATCAGATCTCGCCGTCAGCGGCCGTCTGCTGCCGTTTGATATCACAACCGGCGGACTGACCGTGAATTTTGATGGTGCCCGTTCTGATCTCAGCGGAAACATCAAAACGCCGGAAGGGTATCTCAACCTCAGTGGTAACGCGGACTGGCGCAGAATGGATGCCTGGAGTGCACGGATCTTCGCACAGGGTGACAAACTGCGCGTTTCCCTGCCGCCGATGATCCGGATTGATGTCAGCCCGGATCTGGTCTTTGAGGCGACACCGTCGATGCTGAAACTGGACGGTACGGTCAATATTCCGTGGGCGCGGATCACCGTGCATGAAGTACCGGAGTCCGCCGTCAGCGCCACATCCGACGAAGTGATGCTGGATGACAACTTACAGCCAATCCGTGAGAAACAGACCAGTATTCCGATCCTGAGTAATCTGCGGATCCATATCGGTGATGATGTGCTGCTCGATGCCTTTGGTCTGAAAGCAAAACTCACCGGAGATCTGAAAGTCGCCCAGGATAAACAGGGGCTGGGGCTCAACGGCCAGGTGGATATTCCGCGCGGGCGTTTCCATGCTTACGGGCAGGATCTGCTGGTGCGCAAAGGACAGATCCTGTTCTCCGGTCCGGCTGATCAGCCGTTCCTTAATCTGGAAGCTATCCGTAACCCGGATAACACTGCTAACGGCGTGATCGCGGGTGTCCGGGTGACCGGGCTTGCCGACAGACCGAAAGTGGAAATATTTTCTGATCCGGCCATGTCCCAGGAAAATGCGCTCTCTTATCTGCTGCGCGGTGAGGGGCTGGATTCCGGTGACGCAGACAGTTCGCAGATGACATCCATGCTTATCAGCCTAGGGGTGGCACAAAGCGGGCAGTTAGTCGGAAAAATTGGTGAAACATTCGGTATTTCGGATCTGGCGCTGGATACCCAGGGTGTGGGCGATAAGTCGCAGGTTGTGGTCAGCGGTAAGATAACCAACGACCTGCAGGTAAAATATGGTGTCGGTATATTTGACTCCTTAGCGACCTTAACGTTACGCTATAGGTTAATGCCCAGGTTATATCTGGAAGCGGTGTCTGGTGTTAACCAGGCGATCGATCTGCTTTATCAGTTTGAGTTTTAA
- the argR gene encoding transcriptional regulator ArgR: protein MRAPSKQEDLIKAFKALLKEEKFSSQGEIVTALQEEGFENINQSKISRMLTKFGAVRTRNAKMEMVYCLPAELGVPTATSPLKNLVLDIDYNDSVVVIRTSPGAAQLIARLLDSIGKSEGILGSIAGDDTIFSTPAKDFTTEQLYEAILALFEQEL from the coding sequence ATGCGCGCACCTTCTAAACAGGAAGATCTGATCAAAGCGTTTAAGGCGCTGTTGAAAGAAGAGAAATTCAGCTCTCAGGGGGAGATCGTCACCGCCCTGCAGGAAGAGGGCTTTGAGAATATTAACCAGTCCAAGATTTCCAGGATGCTGACCAAGTTCGGTGCTGTCCGCACCCGTAACGCGAAAATGGAAATGGTTTACTGTCTGCCTGCGGAACTGGGTGTTCCGACAGCCACCAGCCCGTTAAAAAACCTGGTGCTGGATATTGATTACAATGACTCGGTTGTGGTTATCCGTACCAGTCCGGGAGCAGCACAGCTGATTGCCCGTCTGCTGGACTCCATCGGCAAATCCGAGGGCATTCTCGGCAGTATCGCCGGGGATGACACTATTTTCTCGACACCGGCCAAAGATTTCACCACAGAACAGCTCTACGAAGCGATTCTCGCCCTGTTCGAGCAGGAACTGTAA
- a CDS encoding helix-turn-helix domain-containing protein codes for MDSGKSDWHPADIIASLKKRGTTLAALSRSAGLSSSTLANALSRPWPKGEWLIADFLAVHPSEIWPSRYFNSITGELLDRKIRVKVTN; via the coding sequence ATGGATTCCGGTAAATCTGACTGGCACCCTGCTGATATAATTGCATCGCTGAAGAAACGGGGGACAACCCTGGCCGCCTTGTCGCGCAGTGCGGGACTCAGCTCCTCAACGCTTGCTAACGCGCTTTCCCGGCCGTGGCCGAAGGGTGAATGGCTCATCGCAGACTTTCTCGCCGTCCATCCGTCAGAGATTTGGCCCAGCCGTTATTTTAATTCTATCACAGGTGAATTATTAGATAGGAAAATAAGAGTGAAGGTAACTAATTAA
- the ppa gene encoding inorganic diphosphatase: protein MSLNNVPAGKELPEDIYVVIEIPANADPIKYEVDKESGALFVDRFMSTAMFYPCNYGYINHTLSLDGDPVDVLVPTPYPLQPGSVIRCRPVGVLKMTDESGEDAKLVAVPHTKLSKEYDHIKDVNDLPELLKAQITHFFEHYKDLEKGKWVKVDGWEDAAAAKAEIIASFERAAKK, encoded by the coding sequence ATGAGCCTGAATAATGTTCCGGCAGGTAAAGAGCTGCCAGAAGATATCTATGTTGTTATCGAAATCCCTGCCAACGCAGATCCGATTAAATACGAAGTTGATAAAGAATCCGGTGCACTGTTTGTTGACCGTTTCATGTCAACCGCTATGTTCTACCCGTGTAACTACGGTTACATCAACCACACCTTATCTCTGGATGGTGATCCGGTAGACGTGCTGGTTCCGACTCCGTATCCGTTACAGCCGGGTTCAGTGATCCGCTGCCGTCCTGTCGGCGTGCTGAAAATGACCGACGAATCCGGTGAAGATGCCAAACTGGTTGCGGTTCCGCACACCAAACTGAGCAAAGAATACGATCACATTAAAGATGTGAACGATCTGCCTGAGCTGCTGAAAGCTCAGATCACTCACTTCTTCGAGCACTACAAAGATCTCGAAAAAGGCAAATGGGTGAAAGTTGACGGCTGGGAAGATGCTGCTGCCGCCAAAGCTGAAATCATTGCTTCTTTCGAACGCGCTGCGAAAAAATAA
- the mdh gene encoding malate dehydrogenase has protein sequence MKVAVLGAAGGIGQALALLLKTQLPSGSDLTLYDIAPVTPGVAKDLSHIPTDVRITGFAGEDPTPALEGADIVLISAGVARKPGMDRSDLFNVNAGIVRNLVEKIAKTCPKALIGIITNPVNTTVAIAAEVLKKAGVYDKNRLFGVTTLDIIRSNTFVAELKGKKPQELEVPVIGGHSGVTILPLLSQIPGVSFSDAEIDSLTKRIQNAGTEVVEAKAGGGSATLSMGQAAARFGLSLVRAMQGESNVVECTYTEGDGKYARFFAQPVVLGKNGVEKRLDIGSLSAYEEKALNGMLDVLKADIALGEKFINS, from the coding sequence ATGAAAGTTGCAGTTCTCGGAGCAGCAGGTGGTATTGGTCAGGCTCTCGCCCTTCTTCTTAAAACCCAGCTTCCTTCAGGTTCAGATCTTACTTTATATGATATCGCACCGGTCACACCGGGTGTGGCAAAAGATCTCAGCCATATTCCGACCGATGTCCGGATCACCGGATTCGCGGGAGAGGATCCTACCCCTGCATTAGAAGGCGCGGATATTGTCCTGATTTCTGCCGGTGTGGCCCGTAAACCCGGCATGGATCGTTCTGATCTGTTTAATGTTAACGCGGGGATCGTCCGCAATCTGGTGGAAAAAATTGCCAAAACCTGTCCGAAAGCATTAATCGGCATTATCACCAACCCGGTGAACACCACAGTGGCGATCGCGGCAGAAGTGCTGAAAAAAGCCGGTGTGTATGACAAAAATCGCCTGTTCGGCGTGACCACGCTGGACATTATCCGTTCCAACACCTTTGTGGCGGAACTGAAAGGCAAGAAACCACAGGAGCTGGAAGTGCCGGTTATCGGCGGCCACTCCGGTGTGACCATTCTGCCGCTGCTGTCTCAGATCCCGGGTGTCAGCTTCAGCGACGCGGAAATCGACAGCCTGACCAAACGCATCCAGAACGCCGGTACTGAAGTGGTGGAAGCCAAAGCAGGCGGCGGGTCCGCAACGCTCTCTATGGGCCAGGCAGCCGCGCGTTTCGGCCTGTCACTGGTTCGCGCCATGCAGGGTGAAAGCAATGTGGTGGAATGCACTTATACCGAAGGTGACGGCAAATACGCCCGTTTCTTCGCCCAGCCGGTCGTGTTAGGCAAGAACGGTGTTGAGAAGCGTCTGGACATTGGTTCACTCAGTGCATATGAAGAGAAAGCACTGAACGGCATGCTGGATGTGCTGAAGGCCGATATTGCGCTTGGTGAGAAATTTATTAACAGCTGA
- the fbp gene encoding class 1 fructose-bisphosphatase, translated as MKTLGEFIVEKQQDFSHATGELTALLSAIKLGAKIIHRDINKAGLVDILGTNGISNVQGEVQMKLDLYANEKLKAALKARGEVAGIASEEEDDIVVFEGGRAENAKYVVLMDPLDGSSNIDVNVSVGTIFSIYHRITPLGQPVTEADFLQPGNRQVAAGYVVYGSSTMLVYTTGNGVHAFTYDPSLGVFCLCQADMKFPENGKMYSINEGNYIRFPVGVKKYIKYCQEEDPATDRPYTTRYIGSLVADFHRNLLKGGIYIYPSTASHPNGKLRLLYECNPMSFLAEQAGGKASDGKNRILDIIPEKLHQRSPYFVGTRSMVEKAESFMAEFPDENGK; from the coding sequence ATGAAAACATTAGGCGAATTTATCGTCGAAAAACAGCAGGACTTTTCTCACGCCACCGGAGAACTGACTGCACTCCTCTCCGCGATTAAGTTAGGCGCTAAGATTATTCACCGTGATATCAACAAAGCCGGGCTGGTTGATATCCTTGGTACTAATGGTATCTCAAACGTGCAGGGCGAAGTCCAGATGAAACTGGATCTCTATGCCAACGAGAAACTGAAAGCCGCGCTGAAAGCCCGTGGTGAAGTTGCCGGTATTGCCTCCGAAGAAGAAGACGACATTGTTGTTTTTGAGGGCGGCCGTGCGGAAAACGCCAAATATGTGGTTCTGATGGATCCGCTCGACGGCTCATCCAATATTGATGTGAATGTGTCAGTCGGTACTATTTTCTCTATTTATCACCGTATCACCCCGCTGGGCCAGCCGGTCACCGAAGCTGACTTCCTCCAGCCGGGTAACCGCCAGGTTGCTGCCGGTTATGTGGTTTACGGCTCTTCCACCATGCTAGTTTATACCACCGGTAACGGTGTTCACGCCTTCACCTATGACCCGTCTCTGGGTGTGTTCTGCCTGTGCCAGGCGGATATGAAATTCCCGGAAAACGGTAAAATGTATTCCATCAACGAAGGGAACTACATCCGTTTCCCTGTTGGCGTGAAAAAATACATCAAATACTGCCAGGAAGAAGATCCGGCCACTGACCGCCCGTACACCACCCGTTATATCGGCTCTCTGGTGGCGGATTTCCACCGCAACCTGCTCAAGGGCGGAATTTACATCTACCCGAGCACCGCAAGCCACCCGAACGGCAAACTGCGTCTGCTGTATGAGTGCAACCCGATGTCATTCCTCGCGGAACAGGCTGGCGGTAAAGCGAGTGACGGTAAGAACCGTATCCTCGATATCATTCCGGAAAAACTCCACCAGCGTTCACCGTACTTTGTCGGTACCCGCTCAATGGTAGAGAAAGCCGAAAGCTTTATGGCGGAATTCCCGGACGAAAACGGGAAGTAA
- the msrA gene encoding peptide-methionine (S)-S-oxide reductase MsrA: MTQNTTQYPQDTVVSPVSAADALPDSAVALTISPRHTVTGHDVNHVPDGFDTAYFAMGCFWGVERLFWQQPGVYSTTAGYTGGTTKNPAYEGVCTGNTGHAEAVRIVYDPSVISYADLLRLFWENHDPAQGMKQGGDIGSQYRSAIYTQSDSQRVQALASREQYQQAMNENNDSRSITTAIRPLGPFYVAEDYHQQYLDKNPEGYCGLGGIGVCLPPSLRN, encoded by the coding sequence ATGACACAAAACACCACTCAATACCCGCAGGACACTGTTGTATCTCCTGTTTCCGCCGCTGATGCACTGCCGGACAGCGCTGTGGCACTGACCATCAGCCCGCGCCATACCGTAACCGGCCATGATGTGAACCATGTGCCTGACGGCTTTGATACCGCGTATTTCGCTATGGGCTGCTTCTGGGGCGTGGAGCGCCTGTTCTGGCAGCAGCCGGGCGTGTACAGCACCACCGCCGGTTACACCGGTGGTACGACAAAGAACCCGGCCTATGAAGGCGTCTGCACCGGCAACACCGGTCATGCTGAAGCCGTCCGCATTGTGTATGACCCGTCCGTTATCAGCTATGCCGATCTGCTGCGTCTGTTCTGGGAAAACCACGACCCGGCACAGGGCATGAAACAGGGCGGCGATATCGGCTCACAATACCGTTCTGCAATTTATACTCAGTCTGACAGCCAGCGTGTGCAGGCACTTGCTTCCCGTGAGCAGTATCAGCAGGCGATGAATGAGAACAACGACAGCCGCAGTATCACCACAGCCATCCGCCCGCTCGGCCCGTTTTATGTGGCGGAGGATTACCACCAGCAATACCTGGATAAGAACCCGGAAGGCTACTGCGGGCTCGGCGGGATCGGTGTTTGTCTTCCGCCTTCGCTGAGAAACTAG
- a CDS encoding DNA-binding protein, producing MKKEWYSAKELVGLAGLPSSPQGVNLMARREGWHQRRKRGVQGKAVEYSIDSLPDEVQAILHACDNSASYQAKRQDAFLIWVEAYYQLTREEREKIVTFILREGLAKLIQHLDAQELPGSREPDEKPE from the coding sequence ATGAAAAAAGAATGGTATTCCGCGAAGGAATTGGTTGGTTTGGCGGGCTTGCCATCATCTCCTCAAGGTGTCAACCTGATGGCGAGACGGGAAGGCTGGCATCAGCGGCGCAAGCGCGGCGTGCAGGGAAAAGCAGTCGAATACAGTATCGATAGTCTGCCGGATGAAGTTCAGGCGATCCTGCATGCATGTGATAACAGCGCGAGCTATCAGGCGAAACGGCAGGATGCGTTTCTGATCTGGGTGGAAGCCTATTATCAGCTGACCAGAGAGGAACGGGAGAAAATTGTCACGTTCATTCTGCGGGAAGGGCTGGCTAAACTGATCCAGCATCTTGATGCACAGGAGCTTCCGGGCAGCCGGGAGCCGGACGAAAAACCGGAATAA